The Podospora pseudopauciseta strain CBS 411.78 chromosome 2 map unlocalized CBS411.78m_2, whole genome shotgun sequence genome has a window encoding:
- the TEM1 gene encoding Ras GTPase tem1 (EggNog:ENOG503NYD0; COG:U; BUSCO:EOG092644X6) yields MNPPTAFYQEPSNQPEGSPAQFPIADPNTMEQDHAAAHPYSDSALTPTPTYNQAPVELQDDSMAGMEDTVQPTNDYGASDLNGFHDRHHAQSSSGEQHGLGIANSPHVNDNTDPDSTARYGNQPLQQPSLSRPPSGLSGQAPNASSSNGQGVAGDVQNNGRNHVVIKVGMVGDAQIGKTSLMVKYVEGSWDEDYIQTLGVNFMEKTISIRNTEITFSIWDLGGQREFVNMLPLVCNDAVAILFMFDLTRKSTLNSIKEWYRQGRGFNKTAIPVLVGTKYDHFVNLSREEQEEISTQARRFAKAMRAALIFSSTSHSINVQKIFKIVLSKAFDLKCTIPEISNVGEPLLLYQSV; encoded by the exons ATGAACCCCCCTACCGCCTTCTACCAGGAACCCTCCAACCAGCCCGAGGGATCCCCAGCTCAATTCCCCATCGCCGACCCCAACACCATGGAGCAAGATCATGCTGCCGCTCACCCTTACTCAGACTCTGCTCTGACTCCCACCCCTACCTACAACCAAGCCCCAGTTGAGCTGCAGGATGACTCTATGGCCGGAATGGAGGACACAGTTCAGCCTACAAACGACTATGGCGCCTCAGATCTCAATGGCTTCCACGATCGACACCATGCTCAGTCATCCTCTGGCGAACAACATGGTCTCGGAATTGCCAACTCGCCCCATGTGAATGACAACACCGATCCCGACTCGACCGCTCGGTACGGAAACCAGCCATTGCAGCAACCTTCCCTTTCTCGACCCCCATCCGGCCTCTCGGGACAAGCGCCAAatgccagcagcagcaatggaCAAGGGGTGGCCGGTGATGTGCAGAATAATGGCCGCAACCACGTGGTCATCAAGGTTGGCATGGTTGGCGATGCCCAGATTGGCAAGACAAGTCTCATGGTCAAATACGTCGAGGGTTCCTGGGACGAGGACTACATCCAGACTCTGGGTGTCAACTTTATGGAAAAGACAATCAGCATCCGAAACACTGAGATTACCTTCAGCATCTGGGATTTGGGTGGTCAGCGCGAATTTGTCAACATGCTGCCACTGGTGTGCAATGATGCCGTGGCCATCCTGTTCATGTTTGATTTGACTCGCAAGAGCACGTTGAACAGCATCAAGGAGTGGTATCGCCAGGGACGCGGCTTTAACAAGACGGCCATCCCTGTTCTCGTGGGCACAAAGTACGACCACTTTGTGAACTTGTCACgcgaggagcaggaggagataTCGACTCAG GCCCGTCGTTTTGCAAAGGCCATGCGTGCTGCATTGATCTTTAGCAGCACAAGTCACAGTATCAACGTTCAGAAG ATCTTCAAGATTGTGCTCTCCAAAGCTTTTGATCTGAAGTGCACCATTCCTGAAATCAGCAATGTCGGGGAGCCATTGCTGCTCTATCAGTCCGTCTAA
- a CDS encoding uncharacterized protein (EggNog:ENOG503P1R1; COG:S), translating into MTSIPILRTCFVSACAYTLLYQRDSRLLNAHKAVVVARRTTRYTAPRHRLLRRRRAAWSAFDPEFSSLRKPSQQHSFIAPDPLIIENKQPPPPPPPAQKTEPPRPRTPITPKNQQYPYYMDQMISPRRSLDDTMAGQGTPNNLRRHVANRGIGSRGSSQDDTRPRTIPDDLLSSPSSPFGGFSGGRSSRSTSSASRTTNRLSLTLPIAPPSAFPSRPVPASTTAATFPPTPLDTPSSIMSPVEGIDFITAIAAQERRVMELREELDRAEAELARLKEEFTLHEGYKKRPANRRNHEALRSLNSPADCHDEVAIRRSIELDRRKTLLGQQHQQQQPTPEKSRRRVFTGGHARKLSLLSPTKPGEGFSIHEDRPNHLKLDYDPHGVHNYAPVTPSYLAKRASWAPRTTPQPTSVKQIAQDLKSGIWTFMEDIRQATVGDEPITGQGVYLRDNTGNMRQTKVERMLLFDSSDQQDTIRPAPNPRPKVSSAFDDLATMDPIPTTAQEEEFKPPPLPLRRSKTEAAKPTKRFSWTPLTADSVDDNDWSNWNSSPPTGGGVSSPRWSGTTVNGDIMPSDPTSPKRGGEEEEEEEEEETPLKNKSSKSRLNSGGNNKRNGSSPNSTGKLEELLPPVLNKLTPSNIKKMGSEFMKEWERSLSPPEQQRQQGGKEKGI; encoded by the exons atgacctccatccccatcctccgaACTTGCTTCGTTTCGGCTTGCGCCTACACTCTTTTATACCAACGCGACAGCCGCCTGCTGAACGCTCACAaggccgtcgtcgtcgccagAAGAACGACTCGCTACACCGctccccgccaccgcctTCTTCGACGCCGCAGAGCTGCTTGGTCGGCCTTTGATCCTGAATTCTCCTCCTTGCGCAAGCCGTCACAACAACACTCGTTTATCGCCCCCGACCCCCTTATCATTGaaaacaaacaaccaccaccaccaccaccaccagcacagAAGACCGAACCACCCCGCCCAAGAACACCCATCACGCCAAAGAACCAACAGTACCCTTATTACATGGATCAGATGATTTCACCTAGAAGAAGCCTGGACGATACAATGGCAGGACAAGGAACACCAAACAATTTACGGCGGCACGTCGCCAATCGAGGAATTGGAAGCCGAGGAAGCAGTCAAGACGACACACGACCTCGAACAATCCCCGATGATCTTCTCAGCTCGCCCAGTTCCCCCTTTGGTGGGTTCAGCGGGGGTCGCTCCTCACgatccacctcctcagcctccagAACCACCAACAGATTATCCCTGACCCTACCCATCGCACCACCAAGTGCCTTCCCCTCCCGACCCGTCCcagcatccaccaccgcagcgACCTTTCCCCCAACACCATTAgacaccccctcctccatcatgtcCCCAGTGGAGGGAATCGACTTCATCACCGCGATAGCAGCGCAGGAGAGGCGAGTAATGGAGCTGAGGGAAGAGCTGGACCGTGCCGAGGCCGAGCTGGCGAGGTTAAAAGAGGAGTTTACCCTACACGAGGGATACAAGAAGAGGCCAGCTAACAGGCGAAACCACGAAGCGTTGCGATCGTTAAACTCGCCGGCGGATTGTCACGACGAGGTTGCCATCCGGAGGAGCATTGAGCTGGACAGGAGGAAGACGTTGCTggggcagcagcaccaacaacagcaacctaCACCGGAAAAGAGCCGGCGACGGGTATTCACTGGTGGTCACGCGAGGAAACTCTCGCTGCTATCACCGACAAAACCGGGCGAGGGCTTCTCCATACATGAAGACAGGCCGAACCATCTGAAACTAGACTACGATCCACATGGTGTTCATAACTATGCTCCTGTTACTCCGAGCTACCTCGCCAAACGCGCCTCCTGGGCACCGAGGACTACACCCCAGCCTACAAGCGTTAAGCAGATTGCCCAGGACCTCAAATCAGGTATCTGGACCTTCATGGAAGACATCCGCCAAGCGACGGTGGGCGACGAACCCATCACCGGACAGGGCGTCTACCTCCGCGATAACACGGGCAATATGCGCCAGACGAAAGTGGAGAGGATGCTCCTTTTTGACAGCAGCGACCAGCAAGACACCATCCGGCCCGCACCCAATCCTCGACCAAAGGTTTCGTCGGCGTTTGATGATTTGGCGACAATGGACCCTATCCCTACTACTGCCCAGGAAGAGGAGTttaaaccaccaccactccccctcaGGAGATCAAAGACGGAAGCGGCAAAACCAACAAAGAGGTTCTCGTGGACGCCGCTGACGGCCGACTCGGTGGATGATAATGACTGGTCGAATTGGAATAGCAGCCCGCcgacgggtggtggtgtgtcgAGTCCGCGGTGGAGCGGGACGACGGTGAATGGGGATATTATGCCTAGTGATCCGACCTCGCcgaagaggggaggggaggaggaagaggaagaggaagaggaagagacgCCATT GAAAAACAAAAGCTCGAAATCGAGACTGAACAGCGGCGGCAACAACAAGAGGAACGGCTCATCCCCCAACAGCACCGGGAAATTGGAGGAGTTGCTCCCGCCTGTACTCAACAAGCTCACCCCGTCCAATATTAAGAAGATGGGGAGTGAGTTTATGAAGGAATGGGAACGGAGTTTGAGCCCGCccgagcagcagcggcagcaggggggaaaggagaaggggatTTAG
- a CDS encoding uncharacterized protein (COG:S; EggNog:ENOG503PWRT): MTKMLSLVLLLFASLSRAQDNTPLPLPSPTSTTSVTVPWSSIPVPPAATGTVWSSTSAPTSAPAASGGSGAATGQGAVCGKGFTYCGYILRDHQGFAEADIVKSYCSASKENCLDGKTKTDPIQALYVCVPPDNSTTTLSLTSNISPNSNPYANSDDGSSSHSSFFRSLFSGFGSNNNKLHPRGFNNKKRQAPVAGAGGGSSCSLTDTPGNKIELLCSCGGTCLNPDKDHIGRCDAPCN, from the exons ATGACCAAGATGTTGTCACTCGTCTTACTGCTGTTCGCTTCTTTGTCTCGGGCACAGGATAAcactcctcttcctttgCCCTCGCCGACTTCGACGACGTCTGTTACGGTGCCGTGGTCGAGCATCCCCGTGCCTCCGGCGGCGACAGGAACGGTGTGGTCTTCTACTTCGGCACCTACATCTGCTCCTGCGGCCTCCGGCGGCAGCGGTGCCGCCACTGGTCAGGGGGCAGTTTGTGGGAAGGGGTTTACGTATTGTGGGTATATCTTGAGGGATCATCAAG GCTTCGCCGAAGCAGACATAGTAAAATCCTACTGCTCCGCCTCCAAAGAAAACTGCCTCGACGGCAAGACCAAAACCGACCCCATCCAAGCCCTCTACGTCTGCGTCCCCCCCGacaactccaccaccaccttgtccctcacctccaacatctcccccaactccaacccctACGCCAACTCCGACGatggctcctcctcccattccTCCTTTTTCAGATCACTCTTTTCCGGTTTTGgtagcaacaacaacaagctccaCCCCCGCggcttcaacaacaaaaagagACAAGCCCCCGTCGCCGGCGCAGGCGGCGGCAGCTCCTGCAGCCTGACCGACACCCCGGGCAACAAGATCGAGCTGCTCTGCAGTTGCGGAGGGACTTGTCTGAATCCCGACAAGGATCATATCGGGAGGTGTGATGCTCCTTGTAACTGA
- the RAD9 gene encoding radiation sensitive protein rad9 (EggNog:ENOG503NZ60; COG:L), whose amino-acid sequence MPSKTLRGAEKKALEGENESQDTLEVFNRLVQGYGVGIASSSPPPPDLSTTPPPSKPGVQKDVGRFKKPPSFNTRGTTRAGNNNSQSRRQHRSGVERAPSQGSQTRQAPGSDGPDTQLTDIPAPNQINVARRDKMDSQKSTQSNNGRSYDQYCRSPSPSMDTRTREQAIVEEENAGTVQFDLDKIPQETPYHGSNLPNDSGFVDYGTSRLPKHASHQPILSSPRPPETPAAPHNPFRQGLSQLLPPSQMFQSTQFSSAVKVASPTSSRPSPAEFPHPGSLTGPALSSPLKDRGLRSSSVPNPPSSPQILPGRKSSNLENRPSSPIPSASNGNKAATEAPQSELLPRRRAAPEPMAAYEPIQKSQERRGSSEVRSDPPVFEKDDDDEELLRRRRAQSKKNAALKSLTAISVPRSAKTKMAEVEVPLTSSEKQTTKAEAYLVQCHGTEAQDSSLDEETIKDSQAKNLPSGPKQPAIVDDDSTQSDNGDMAEPVVDLTPVAEPELPAVRSRRSARSGHPVEPPGLAPATSIIPETSPTRVRMEAGVVEEPTHQPAAPELEPVLPHSTPPAPNTRSRRAIPEPRHPSSSDLTSIASTPSIYTDSTRASVSERSPLEASMAGNFSTVSTRLNRRQVRERVAKPKGSRESLRQSVRLQSRRGSGSTDELALPLPTTPAFEDSLGVSRLNIASASRSTFRAACASIKSPFGQPTSGLFSNMAFAISFQSKKPGETNDQYKKRMDDSTTLQKRIAQAGGRVLPNGFDELFEVSPGRSLTSTPVASPGKGQTSAEIQLTPVGYATGFTALIADGHSRKVKYMQALALGLPCIAPRWVTMCLDRGELVDWSPFLLCAGQSAFLDNAIRSRSLAPYDAATARLADVVAQRPKLLQGSRMLAVVKKSVQSKKMPYVFLAQVLGVSLTRVYTADEARVAVKAAEEAGQVFDWVYVDGKSVEQALFSAPCSTGQKKKRKRGSMAAPEVVTGDGGEPPLKRIRTLDDELVIQSLILGRLIEEGEMEQ is encoded by the exons ATGCCATCCAAGACACTGCGAGGAGCCGAGAAAAAGGCGCTGGAAGGGGAAAATGAGTCTCAGGACACTCTGGAGGTTTTTAACCGCTTGGTGCAAGGCTACGGTGTTGGCATT GCAAGCagctcacctccaccaccagaccTCAGCACCACGCCGCCTCCAAGCAAGCCTGGTGTTCAGAAAG ACGTTGGCCGCTTCAAAAAGCCACCATCCTTCAAC ACGCGGGGGACGACGCGTGCAGGCAACAACAACTCACAATCTCGTCGTCAACATCGTTCCGGCGTGGAAAGGGCACCATCACAGGGGTCACAAACCCGCCAGGCTCCTGGCAGCGATGGCCCAGACACTCAGTTAACAGACATCCCTGCCCCAAACCAGATCAACGTTGCGCGCCGAGACAAGATGGACTCGCAAAAGTCGACACAGTCCAACAATGGTCGAAGCTATGACCAGTACTGTCGTTCGCCATCTCCCAGCATGGACACTCGGACTCGAGAACAAGCGAttgtggaggaagagaatgCAGGGACGGTGCAGTTTGATCTTGATAAAATTCCCCAGGAAACGCCCTATCATGGTTCCAATCTGCCAAACGACTCGGGCTTCGTTGACTATGGTACAAGTCGTCTTCCCAAACATGCATCTCACCAGCCCATCTTATCGTCGCCTCGCCCGCCAGAGACACCGGCTGCTCCACATAACCCGTTTCGACAAGGACTCTCTCAGCtacttcccccctcccaaatgTTTCAGTCGACCCAGTTTTCATCGGCCGTCAAGGTGGCCAGCCCAACTTCCTCACGACCATCGCCGGCAGAGTTCCCTCACCCAGGATCACTTACCGGCCCAGCTCTGTCATCCCCACTTAAGGATCGGGGTCTTCGGTCGTCTTCTGTCCCGAACCCGCCATCAAGCCCACAGATTCTTCCAGGGAGAAAGTCATCCAACCTGGAAAATCGACCCAGCAGTCCCATTCCTAGCGCCTCGAATGGAAACAAAGCTGCTACTGAAGCGCCGCAATCTGAGTTGCTCCCAAGGCGAAGAGCAGCCCCGGAGCCAATGGCCGCTTATGAGCCTATTCAAAAGTCCCAAGAAAGACGTGGCTCCTCGGAAGTGCGGTCAGACCCTCCTGTATTCGAAaaggacgatgatgacgaggagctACTTCGACGTCGAAGGGCACAGAGCAAAAAGAATGCTGCGCTCAAGTCACTAACCGCCATCAGTGTACCGCGTTCAGCGAAGACGAAGATGGCAGAAGTCGAAGTGCCATTGACGAGCAGTGAGAAACAAACGACAAAGGCGGAGGCATATCTTGTCCAGTGCCACGGCACCGAGGCTCAAGATTCTTCACTGGATGAAGAGACCATCAAGGACTCCCAAGCTAAGAACTTGCCATCTGGACCGAAACAGCCCGCTATTGTTGACGACGATTCAACCCAGTCTGACAACGGGGATATGGCAGAGCCAGTGGTAGACTTGACGCCAGTAGCAGAGCCCGAACTTCCAGCAGTGCGTTCAAGGCGGTCAGCTCGTTCAGGCCATCCTGTTGAGCCCCCAGGTCTAGCTCCAGCTACATCCATAATTCCGGAAACGAGTCCTACACGAGTCAGAATGGAAGCCGGTGTGGTAGAGGAGCCAACCCATCAGCCGGCTGCCCCAGAACTGGAGCCGGTCTTGCCTCACTCGACCCCCCCGGCGCCCAATACAAGATCCAGAAGGGCAATTCCTGAGCCTCGTCACCCTTCAAGCTCAGACCTCACCTCCATCGCCTCAACCCCCAGTATCTACACAGACTCTACTAGAGCATCTGTGTCTGAGCGCTCGCCTCTCGAGGCTTCAATGGCTGGCAACTTCTCAACGGTTTCTACGAGACTGAACCGGAGACAAGTCCGTGAGAGAGTTGCAAAGCCGAAAGGCTCAAGAGAGAGTCTGAGGCAATCTGTAAGGTTGCAGAGCAGGAGGGGCTCAGGTTCAACAGACGAGCTCGCTCTGCCCCTGCCGACAACGCCGGCTTTTGAGGATAGCTTGGGCGTCTCCCGTCTCAATATTGCTTCGGCATCTCGGTCGACTTTTCGAGCTGCCTGCGCGAGCATCAAATCGCCCTTCGGCCAGCCTACTTCGGGATTGTTCAGCAATATGGCTTTTGCCATTTCTTTTCAATCGAAAAAGCCAGGTGAAACCAATGATCAGTACAAGAAGCGCATGGACGATTCAACCACCCTTCAGAAGCGTATTGCGCAAGCTGGGGGCAGGGTGCTTCCAAATGGATTCGATGAGCTCTTTGAGGTTTCACCCGGGAGATCACTCACGTCGACCCCGGTCGCTAGTCCTGGGAAGGGCCAGACGTCGGCTGAGATCCAACTCACTCCTGTTGGGTATGCCACCGGATTTACGGCGTTGATTGCTGATGGGCACTCTCGCAAGGTAAAGTACATGCAGGCTTTGGCGTTGGGGCTGCCGTGTATTGCTCCGCGTTGGGTGACGATGTGTCTAGACAggggggagctggtggacTGGTCGCCTTTTCTCTTGTGCGCTGGACAGTCGGCTTTTTTGGATAATGCCATCAGGTCGAGGAGTTTGGCTCCTTATGATGCCGCGACGGCTAGGTTGGCGGATGTGGTTGCCCAGCGCCCGAAGCTGCTGCAGGGGAGCAGGATGCTGGCCGTGGTGAAAAAGTCGGTCCAGTCGAAAAAGATGCCGTATGTGTTTCTGGCGCAGGTGCTGGGGGTTTCGTTGACGAGGGTGTATACTGCTGACGAGGCCAGGGTGGCGGTGAAGgctgcggaggaggcggggcaGGTGTTTGACTGGGTTTATGTTGATGGGAAGTCGGTCGAGCAGGCGCTGTTTTCTGCTCCTTGTTCGAcggggcagaagaagaagaggaagagggggtcgATGGCGGCGCCGGAGGTGGTGacgggggatggtggtgagccGCCCTTGAAGAGGATTAGGACgttggatgatgagttgGTGATTCAGAGTTTgattttggggaggttgattgaggagggggaaatgGAACagtga